The Deinococcus aerophilus genomic sequence TGCTCACGCTCGATCAGCTCAAGACCCGCCTGAGCAAGAGCGCCTACAAGAGCCTGCAGGCCACCGCCGAGCGCGGCGAGACGCTGGATCCCAGCATCGCCGATACCGTGGCGCTGGCGATGAAGACCTGGGCCATGGAAAAGGGCGCGACCCACTACACCCACTGGTTCCAGCCGCTGACCGGCAGCACCGCCGAGAAGCACGATTCCTTCCTGAACCCTTCCGGCGACGGCGTGGCAATCATGTCGTTTTCCGGCAAGGAACTGATCCAGGCCGAGCCGGACGCTTCCAGCTTTCCCTCGGGCGGCCTGCGTGCCACCTTCGAGGCACGCGGCTACACCGCCTGGGACCCCAGCAGCCCGGCCTTCATCGTCCGCCACGCCAACGGCGCGACGCTGTGCATTCCCAGCGTGTTCGCGTCGTGGAAGGGCGAGGCGCTGGACCTCAAGACCCCGCTGCTGCGCTCCATCGAGGCGCTGAACAAGGCCGTGTCCCCGGCGCTCAAGCTGTTCGGCGCGTCCGAGGGCACCCGGGTGACGAGCAGCCTGGGGGCCGAGCAGGAATATTTCCTGGTGGCCGAGGAGTACTACTACCGCCGCCCGGATCTGGTGATGAGTGGGCGCACCCTGTTCGGGGCCAAGCCTCCGCGCGGACAGGAGCTGGAGGACCACTACTTCGGCGCGATTCCTGACCGCGTGCTGAGCTTCATGACCGACGCCGAGATGCAGCTGTACGCTCTGGGCATTCCGGTCAAGACCCGCCACAACGAGGTCGCCCCCGGCCAGTTCGAGATCGCCCCGATTTTTGAGAACAGCAACATTGCCGCCGACCACCAGCAGCTGATCATGCAGGTGCTGCGGAGCACCGCCCGCAAATACGGCCTGGTCTGCCTGATGCACGAAAAACCCTTTGCCGGCATCAACGGCTCGGGCAAGCACTGCAACTGGAGCATGGCGACCGACGCGGGCGAGAACCTGCTTGATCCCGGCGACACCCCCCACGAGAACATGCAGTTCCTGTTCTTCACCTCGGCGGTCCTCAAGGCCGTTGACGAGCATCAGGACCTGCTGCGCGCCTGCGTGGCAAGTGCGAGCAACGACCACCGCCTCGGAGCCAACGAGGCCCCGCCCGCGATCATCAGCATCTTCCTGGGCAGCGAACTCAGCGACATCTTCGAGCGTCTGGCCAGCGGTCAGGGCGGTCGGGGCAAGGCCGCCGGACTGATGGGTCTGGGCAGCCGGGTGCTGCCGGAAATCCCGGTACACGCCGGAGACCGCAACCGCACCAGTCCGTTCGCCTTTACCGGCAACAAGTTCGAGTTCCGTGCGGTGGGCAGCTCGCAGAGCATCTCCTTTCCCATCACGGTTCTCAACGCCATCGTGGCCGACTCGGTGGGCCAGCTGACGGCCAGGTTGCAGGCCAAGCTCGACGGCGGCACGCCGCTGGATACCGCGGTGGCCGAGATGGTTCGGGAAACCTACACGGCGCACCAGCGGATCGTCTTCGATGGAGACGGCTACAGCAGCGAATGGCACGAGGAGGCCGAGAAACAGCGCGGCCTGCTGAATCTGCGGACCACCCTGGACGCCGTGGAGCACCTGGGCAGCGCCAAGAACATTGCCCTGTTCGGCCAGCTGGAAATCCTGAACGAACGTGAGCTGGCCGCCCGTCAGGAAATCATGTACGACATCTACTTCAAGACCGTCAACATCGAGGGGGAGACCACCGAGTACATGGCGCAGCGCCAGATCCTGCCCGCTGCGCTGAACTATCTGGCGGCCCTCAAGGCGGTGCCGGAGGGCAGCCGCGCCGCCGCCGGCGTGAGCCAGGAAGTCAGTGCGGTGGCTGATCAGCTGTATGACGCGCTGCAGGCGTTGCGTGAGCAGAATGCCGCGCTGGGCGGAGATGAGGTGCATGAAAAGGCCCACCACATGCGCGACCATGTGCTGCCGGCCATGAGTGAAGTTCGCAGCGCCGCCGACAAGCTGGAAAACCTGATCGACAGCCGGCTGTGGCCGTTGCCGACCTACCGCCAGATGCTGTTCGTGAAGTAAGGTC encodes the following:
- a CDS encoding glutamine synthetase III family protein, which encodes MNQDFDVNSAARNWRVEATPQPTPSQLVNEQFARDVLTLDQLKTRLSKSAYKSLQATAERGETLDPSIADTVALAMKTWAMEKGATHYTHWFQPLTGSTAEKHDSFLNPSGDGVAIMSFSGKELIQAEPDASSFPSGGLRATFEARGYTAWDPSSPAFIVRHANGATLCIPSVFASWKGEALDLKTPLLRSIEALNKAVSPALKLFGASEGTRVTSSLGAEQEYFLVAEEYYYRRPDLVMSGRTLFGAKPPRGQELEDHYFGAIPDRVLSFMTDAEMQLYALGIPVKTRHNEVAPGQFEIAPIFENSNIAADHQQLIMQVLRSTARKYGLVCLMHEKPFAGINGSGKHCNWSMATDAGENLLDPGDTPHENMQFLFFTSAVLKAVDEHQDLLRACVASASNDHRLGANEAPPAIISIFLGSELSDIFERLASGQGGRGKAAGLMGLGSRVLPEIPVHAGDRNRTSPFAFTGNKFEFRAVGSSQSISFPITVLNAIVADSVGQLTARLQAKLDGGTPLDTAVAEMVRETYTAHQRIVFDGDGYSSEWHEEAEKQRGLLNLRTTLDAVEHLGSAKNIALFGQLEILNERELAARQEIMYDIYFKTVNIEGETTEYMAQRQILPAALNYLAALKAVPEGSRAAAGVSQEVSAVADQLYDALQALREQNAALGGDEVHEKAHHMRDHVLPAMSEVRSAADKLENLIDSRLWPLPTYRQMLFVK